In the Lysinibacillus sp. PLM2 genome, one interval contains:
- a CDS encoding TetR family transcriptional regulator, with protein MKRIVKKHEERRIEIITVAKGLFSSNGYENTTVNDIIKKVGVAKGTFYHYFKSKDEVADAVIQDSIDSSVQLFKQIINNRDLKAIEKFINIIQYFSQETSNHFNDGLMTYLHHKDNVLLHQKMKVAMIKEYVPIISSVVKQGMEEGVFHTNFPDEITEFLLVGLHFMLDPNIFSLTHEDLIDKLDAIDEIYEKLLGAPKGSFPSIKQYFEKFY; from the coding sequence ATGAAAAGAATTGTAAAAAAGCATGAAGAAAGAAGAATTGAGATTATTACTGTAGCAAAAGGTTTATTTTCATCTAATGGATATGAGAATACTACGGTTAACGATATTATTAAGAAAGTTGGAGTAGCGAAAGGGACCTTTTATCATTATTTCAAGTCAAAAGACGAAGTTGCAGATGCAGTAATTCAGGATTCTATTGATTCTAGTGTTCAGTTATTTAAGCAAATTATTAATAACCGTGATTTAAAGGCAATTGAAAAGTTTATAAACATTATTCAATACTTTTCACAGGAAACATCAAATCATTTCAATGATGGATTAATGACTTATTTGCATCACAAAGATAACGTCCTTCTACACCAGAAAATGAAAGTTGCCATGATTAAAGAATATGTGCCAATTATTTCATCTGTTGTGAAGCAAGGAATGGAGGAAGGCGTATTTCACACGAATTTTCCAGATGAAATTACGGAATTCTTACTTGTCGGACTCCATTTTATGCTTGATCCTAACATTTTCTCATTGACTCATGAAGATCTCATTGACAAACTTGATGCGATTGACGAAATTTACGAAAAACTATTAGGTGCTCCAAAAGGAAGCTTTCCTTCAATAAAACAATATTTCGAAAAGTTTTATTGA